Below is a genomic region from Rhododendron vialii isolate Sample 1 chromosome 5a, ASM3025357v1.
ACTAACAGCCCAGTCTCTTGCATTTTCAAGCCAATTGTGGAAGCGCTTTTCCTGCAATATGCAATCACAAAGTATAAGAAGTTGAGAGAATGTGAGGGGGATACAAACTTAATTAGTACGTACTTACCACCTTACAGATAAATTTCATTCAACTTTTTCTGTCATAAGAAGCAGTTTATTTTTCTAGGTTTGGGGGAAGCCAAGGAAAATAAACCAGTCAAATAACTCCTTGAAGATGTTAATAACAAGAATTTTCAGAGCAGCAAACTCAAGCTATAGAATTTCAGCATTGTGAAACAGTATTCCAGCACTTTGACATCCACACCTCATCAATGTAATGAAACAACCACAAATGGAAAGCatgaaaatggaacaaaagGAGCTGAATTGTGGCACAATACAGTGAAAAAAGGGAAGTACTTTCATTAGACTTTCAGCTCAAAAACaattctagaaagaaaaaacGATTTCAGTGTCCAAACATCAACCTCACAGGAGCATAAAACATAATTATAATAACTTATgaaaaacctaacaaaaattcaagtcCTTTTCGGAATTTAAGATTGTCTAAAATTTTTTGATCCAAGCGATTCTCCTTTTCTCAGGCATATCCGAGAACATTTGCCTCCAAAGAACGTCACCATGCAGCTTCTCCAAAACCTTATTGTACGAATCTTCATCCAAGTCCTCCATAGTATTAAGCAATGCTTGGCACTCTTTCATTCCGGCAGCAAGAGCGCCAATACCCATTTCCCCTATGGTCATACTTTCACTCACCCCACTACAGTCGGGATGGGAGCAGTGcaatttcttttccattacatCAACCCTCCTCTTTCCGTTTTCAACAAATATGCTTAAGGCACTTGAAATGTTTGCTACAATGGAATCTCTCTTCTTATTTTTAGCCTTGGGCTTGGTCTTTGAACCACCAGCACTTTCAACTTCTGGCTCATCGATTATCTTGGATTCTGGATCTGAACTATCACTACCAAAGGGGACTTTGTTTGAAGGGTGAGCATGCACTCCAGTGGCAGACGTGTCCCCAAATATGCGCCACAACTCATGGTAGTATGGCATCcccttttttttgaatttcctcACATTTTTATTAACCTATCATGGCATTATTATACGTGAGTTGAAATATAATAGTATGTTCTATCATGACTAAAGTGAACCGTCGATAACAAATTTCTACCTTGAAAAGTCTTTCCCAAACATCGTTTGGAGCAGTAATGGTCAGAAGTGTGCTATCCCAACCAACACCGGAGTCTGCTTTCAATGAGTTGAAGCTGTTGAATATAATACAAAGCGTGAAGATTTTCTCATTTCTAGTTGGCCATGGGCCGTCACAACTATCTCCACTAACCTCCATAACCTCATTGTTTGCCATTTCCTACTTTTGATAACAAAAAGCAAACAATCATACAAGACTCCATTTtagaaacaaatgaaaaacaCAATACTGCCAAGgcaggggaggggaggggagttTCAAACCAGATTAGTACAAACTGCGGGATTGAAAAACTGATCTTCCAGCACTCTTTTCACATTCaagcaataaaaaaattcttgaacTTTCAAACAATGACAATCACATTGGAACTTGGGTtgttaaagaaaacaaaatacaaagatAAAACTGCAAGAAAGAACTTGTCAAGGTTCAAAGTCAGACCACTAGTGACTTGCCGCATGCTTTCTACTACACAAGCATAGTTTCAAGGCAATGGTTTAAAGTTAGACCACCAGTGGCATGCCCCCTGCGTTTGCAAACAGAAATTTCGGAAAATCCAAACGACAATTTGATCAAACTGAAATTGATTACCCCTATAGCTTGCCCTAATGGCGTTACATTATTCAAATATTAGGAAACAAACCATAATGAATCACACATCACCAAGAGCACAcatgaaaaacaaatacaaaaccaGATAAATTATTGCTTCAGGAAAGGTGCTCTAGTGCAGTGAACCGTAATGAA
It encodes:
- the LOC131325697 gene encoding uncharacterized protein LOC131325697; this encodes MSNLCSPYRLLKNTSLFNPFEKKVNKNVRKFKKKGMPYYHELWRIFGDTSATGVHAHPSNKVPFGSDSSDPESKIIDEPEVESAGGSKTKPKAKNKKRDSIVANISSALSIFVENGKRRVDVMEKKLHCSHPDCSGVSESMTIGEMGIGALAAGMKECQALLNTMEDLDEDSYNKVLEKLHGDVLWRQMFSDMPEKRRIAWIKKF